A genomic region of Candidatus Baltobacteraceae bacterium contains the following coding sequences:
- the rpsG gene encoding 30S ribosomal protein S7 has translation MPRKGPAPKRQILPDPRFNSKILARFINKVMLSGKKSTAEQVTYGALDLIAERTGRDPYEIFQQALSNAMPLVEVRPRRVGGATYQVPMEVRPDRRQAMAMRWLIGFARARGGRSFEEKLAGELLDASNNTGATIKKREDTHKMAEANKAFAHYRW, from the coding sequence ATGCCACGTAAAGGACCCGCACCCAAGCGGCAGATTCTGCCCGATCCGCGATTCAACTCGAAGATTCTCGCGCGCTTCATCAATAAGGTGATGCTCAGCGGGAAGAAGTCGACGGCCGAGCAGGTGACCTACGGTGCGCTCGATCTCATCGCCGAGCGGACCGGTCGCGACCCGTACGAGATCTTCCAGCAGGCGCTCTCGAACGCGATGCCGCTTGTCGAGGTGCGCCCTCGCCGCGTCGGCGGCGCAACCTACCAGGTGCCGATGGAAGTCCGTCCGGATCGCCGCCAGGCGATGGCCATGCGTTGGCTGATCGGCTTTGCGCGCGCGCGCGGGGGCCGTTCGTTCGAGGAGAAGCTGGCGGGCGAACTGCTCGACGCCTCCAACAACACCGGCGCAACCATCAAGAAGCGCGAAGACACTCACAAGATGGCCGAGGCCAACAAAGCCTTCGCCCACTACCGTTGGTAA
- the fusA gene encoding elongation factor G, translating to MATKESPLKEAATREYQLERTRNIGIAAHIDAGKTTCTERILFYTGRVHKIGEVHDGAATMDWMVQEQERGITITSAATACTWRENRINIIDTPGHVDFTVEVERSLRVLDGLVALFDSVAAVQPQSETVWRQANKYKVPRIIFVNKMDRMGADFFNVVAKIRERLGARAVPIQVPIGAEDQFLGIVDLFTMHKVVYTDDLGSTMADQPLTDADGELKATAQKWRQELVEAIAEQDDELLAMFFEGKELPVDRMKSALRKATIVGSVLPMLCGSAFKNKGVQPLLDAVVDYLPSPLDAKPIVGVDPKSGNDVTRKPDDNEPFAALAFKIATDPYGNLTYFRVYSGTLEKGSYVYNSRSGKKERIGRILRMHANHREDIDAIGAGDIAAAVGLSDTRTGDTLCDEKHPIILESITFPEPVIFQAIEPKSKADQDQLGKGLARLAQEDPTFRMRTDEETQQTIIGGMGELHLEIIVDRLRREFKVEANVGKPQVAYKEAITKTVEKEGKFVRQSGGKGQYGDVWLRVEPLEPGSGFQFEWKIVGGAVPKEYSKAVQQGIQEASQSGVLAGFPVLDFKATAFDGSYHDVDSSEMAFKIAASMGFKEANRAAGPILLEPIMKVEVTTPKDYLGAINGDLNRRRGMIQATEEAPGGAQIITAHVPLSEMFGYATDMRSMTQGRATYTMEFSHYEKAPKSVEEEIIAKSGRKKDQ from the coding sequence GTGGCAACCAAAGAATCCCCGCTCAAAGAAGCGGCAACCAGAGAGTATCAGCTCGAGCGGACTCGCAACATCGGGATCGCGGCGCACATCGACGCCGGCAAGACGACCTGCACCGAGCGCATCCTGTTCTATACCGGGCGGGTGCACAAGATCGGCGAGGTGCACGACGGCGCAGCGACGATGGACTGGATGGTCCAGGAGCAAGAGCGCGGCATCACGATCACCTCGGCCGCGACCGCCTGCACCTGGCGCGAGAACCGTATCAACATCATTGATACGCCTGGGCACGTGGACTTCACGGTCGAGGTCGAGCGCTCGCTGCGCGTCCTCGACGGCTTGGTCGCGCTCTTCGACTCGGTGGCGGCGGTTCAGCCGCAGTCCGAGACCGTCTGGCGCCAGGCGAACAAGTACAAAGTGCCGCGGATCATCTTCGTCAACAAGATGGATCGGATGGGCGCCGACTTCTTCAACGTGGTCGCGAAGATTCGCGAACGGTTGGGTGCGCGCGCTGTCCCGATCCAAGTGCCGATCGGGGCGGAAGATCAGTTCCTGGGCATCGTCGATCTTTTCACGATGCACAAGGTCGTCTACACCGACGACCTCGGCTCGACGATGGCCGACCAGCCGCTGACCGATGCCGATGGTGAGTTGAAGGCGACCGCGCAGAAGTGGCGTCAAGAGCTCGTCGAAGCGATCGCCGAGCAAGACGACGAGCTGCTCGCGATGTTCTTCGAGGGCAAAGAGCTGCCCGTGGATCGGATGAAGAGCGCGCTGCGCAAGGCGACGATCGTGGGTTCGGTGCTGCCGATGCTCTGCGGCTCGGCGTTCAAGAACAAGGGTGTCCAGCCACTGCTCGACGCCGTGGTCGATTATTTGCCTTCGCCGCTCGACGCGAAGCCGATCGTCGGCGTTGATCCGAAGAGCGGGAACGATGTGACGCGCAAGCCGGACGACAACGAGCCGTTCGCGGCGCTCGCGTTCAAGATCGCGACCGATCCGTACGGCAACCTGACGTATTTCCGCGTCTATTCGGGCACGCTCGAAAAAGGCTCCTACGTCTATAATTCGCGTTCGGGCAAGAAGGAACGCATCGGCCGCATTTTGCGGATGCATGCGAATCATCGCGAGGACATCGACGCGATCGGCGCGGGCGACATCGCGGCCGCGGTCGGCCTTTCCGACACGCGCACCGGCGATACGCTCTGTGACGAAAAGCACCCGATCATCCTCGAATCGATCACCTTCCCGGAACCGGTGATCTTCCAGGCGATCGAGCCGAAGTCGAAAGCCGATCAGGATCAGCTCGGCAAGGGTCTGGCGCGCCTCGCGCAAGAGGATCCGACGTTCCGCATGCGCACCGACGAAGAGACGCAGCAGACGATCATCGGCGGGATGGGCGAACTCCATCTCGAGATCATCGTCGATCGTCTGCGCCGCGAGTTCAAAGTGGAAGCAAACGTCGGTAAGCCGCAGGTCGCCTACAAAGAAGCCATCACCAAGACGGTTGAGAAGGAAGGCAAATTCGTCCGGCAGTCGGGTGGCAAGGGTCAGTACGGCGACGTGTGGCTGCGCGTCGAGCCGCTCGAACCCGGATCGGGCTTCCAATTCGAGTGGAAGATCGTGGGCGGCGCGGTTCCGAAAGAATACTCGAAGGCCGTGCAGCAGGGCATCCAGGAGGCTTCGCAGAGCGGTGTGCTCGCCGGCTTCCCGGTGCTCGACTTCAAGGCAACGGCGTTCGACGGTTCGTACCACGACGTGGACTCGTCGGAGATGGCTTTCAAGATCGCAGCTTCGATGGGCTTCAAGGAAGCCAATCGCGCGGCCGGCCCGATTTTGCTCGAGCCGATCATGAAAGTCGAAGTCACCACACCCAAGGACTACTTGGGCGCGATCAACGGCGACCTCAACCGCCGCCGCGGCATGATCCAGGCGACGGAAGAAGCTCCGGGCGGTGCGCAGATCATTACCGCGCACGTTCCGCTCTCGGAAATGTTCGGGTACGCGACCGACATGCGTTCAATGACGCAAGGCCGGGCGACGTACACGATGGAGTTCTCTCATTACGAGAAGGCTCCGAAGTCGGTCGAAGAGGAAATCATTGCCAAATCCGGCCGGAAGAAAGACCAATAA